The Methanopyrus kandleri AV19 DNA segment CCACCGGGTACAGGTCAAGGGCCCGGGCACCCGGGAGCGCGAGGAGGACCGCGAGCGCCAGCAGGGCGGGGAGCATCCGGCGTCCCCCGGTCTTCCCTACGGGATTAGTGAGGGGAACCCACGTTCCGGGAACCCGAGATATCCCTTACCGTTTCGGAGAGCCCGTCGCCGTACCCGCCACGCCCGGAGCACGGTCCGGTTAAAGTTAAGTCCGGGCGATCGGACGCCGCCCGGCCGATGAGGAGGAGGTCCCATTGGGTGAGTCGCCGATGACCGGCACGGCTGAGGCCGAGGCCGGCACCACCGCGGACCGGCCCCAGCGGTTATGACTGCCGACGTGCTGAGGTAGCACTACCCCATATCGACTTTTTACTCGGTTAATTAACTCGATAGAAAGGATGCTCCCTCCCGGGAGAAGACTGTCGTTCCGGAGGGTTTGAGTACGAGGTATTACCGAGTTTACTCGTACTTATCAATACTCCGTAGGCCTCAGGTGAAGCTCATAACGGCGGTGTTCCGCCGGGCGGTCCGGACATCGAGCACCGCGGTAGCTTTCCCCGTGTGCGGGCTTCGGAGCACCGAACCCAGGTCACCGTGTGGCGGGGTGAAATCTGTAGTCCTGAAGTAGCGTTCCATCCTCGCTCCCATACACTTGTGAGGTACTTAGAGGAACCGTGAGCCGGGGTTGGTCGAGTCGCATTCTCACATCCCGATACCCTCGGATCTCGTGGAACGAATCCGAGTCCTCCGGGCACTCCGGGAGGTCTACCGCCGGGGGAAGAAGCCGAGCCTCGAGATCACGTACCGGACGGTGAACGGTAGCATCTGCGGCCCTACTACGTGGCCCACTGGCGGAATTCCCGGCACGAGCGTGGGCGCACGCTCTACCTAGGTAAGTCCGAGAACGAGAGCGTTTCCTTCATCGAGTATCTGGTTTCCTTAAATCGAGCAGAGGTTCTGGAGCTCGCGCGACACCTCATGCGCAACCTCCGCTCGGTGCTCAAGAGCTTACTCCCCCAGGTCTCGAGCCTCCCATACAAGAAGGCCCGACGGGTACTAGCCCGCGGGCTCGCGCTAGCATTCGACGCGAGACCCGCCGAGTCACCGCGAATCCGGGATCTACTCGAAGAACTACCCGACAGGTTGGAATCCTTCTTCATGAGAACCCTAGGAGGCTGGCCCGCGTACTACTTCTCGCACCTGAGGAAGGTGATACGTTCTAGGAGGGGGTCACTGGATGAGAAGCACGAGATCCCGGACGTGAAACTGGAACGGTGGAAGTTCAGACGGTGAAAGGTACCCCGGGAACTCGCTGCCGTGAGAATCCTCACGCGGTACCGCGCCGTCGGAGGGTCCGACGCCGGATCGGCGGTATCACGGTCAGGCATGGGAAGCCCTGATACCGGCTCTCAAGGCCCACGGTGAGCTCCCGTTCGGCCACGAAGAAAGGTCCCAGGAACCTGTAAGTGACGGTGACCGTGTCGGCGCCCTCCGCCGGGATCACTTCGTAGACACCGGAGGGATCGCCCCTACGCACGTCCTCGACCCCGGGTCCGGGAAGGACGACCTCCCGGGCGCTCGAGTAGGGGAACTCCGAAGTCACGAAAACGCGACCTCCCTCGTATCGAGCTTTCGCACCCACCGGGAGCTCGACTAAGTACAGGGTTCGATGGTTCGCCAGGACGAAAGGCCCGACCCAGTCCACACCGTTCCAGTCCTCGACCTTCTCGGCCAGCGGGAACACGGTCGGGGCCTCACCTTCGTCGGGGATCTCCCTGTACCCCAGGGCCAGCGCGCACCGTCGCCCGTCCGAGGAGTAGGCCGCGATCCACTCCATCACCATGTACTTGTGATCGGTCGACCGGCAGCGCAGGACGTCCCAATGTCGTCGGAACCGCAACGCGATCTCGATCGAGCCGTCGGGTCTCAGTCGACCGAGTGCGGTCCGGCTCAGATCGGTCGAGTCGAGGACGACGTACCCTCCGGCCGTCGGGACGGCGACGTACGGTGGCGGGTACTCGGAGAACCTGACCGTCCAGTCCTCGGGCGGCCTGACTCGGACGACTCGACCGTCGGACTCCCGCACGGCCACGGCCCAGCCTGGCGCGGAGACGAGGTAGTACCGACCCTCCGAGGAGGCGATGCAGCGTCCGAGGTTCACCCGCCACCCGGGTTCGCTCACCGAACTCCGCGAGCACCTCCCGGGCGCCCGTCTCCAGATCTAGCCTCACGAGCCGGTACTCCCGCGTCCCGCCCTCCTCAAAGGGCTCGCCCGGCTCCACGTACACCAGGTAGGGCTTCCCGTCGATCACCTCGGGTAGCACCGGCTTCACGTCGTCGGCGTCGTTCGGCGTGGTGATCGTCAGGGTACGGCACCCCACGAAGCGCGGGTCCCGGGACGCCCCGGAGATCTCCGACACCAGGACGCCCGGCGTCTCGTCACCGCCCGGTAGTACCAGACGGGGATGGTAGGTGATCACGAGGAGTCTGTCTCGGTCGGGGTCGTAGAACGCCCCGATCGGGTACATCCGCGGGTCCGACCGCGATTCCGAGGGTCCTCCGCTCACGGGCAGGACGCGGGGGCTCGTGACCAGGTCGTAACGCACCACTCGGTAGCTCATGCTCCAGGTCGGTTCGTCCGAGTCGAGGGTCCGGTAGTCGGACCGCACGACGACGATCATCCCGTCGTCAACCGCCCCCGTGTCCACCCAACACCGGAACCAGGGCCGTGGTCGCGTCCTCCCACTCCGGGAACCTGTAGACCTCCTTCAGGATCACCGGTAATTTGAGGGGCATTCCGGTCGCCGGGATGGGGAGTACCAGCGCCGTCAGGAGGACGGCTGGTAGAGCCGGCGCTTCCACCTCACCTACCACGCGGGATATTCCCCTGAACGGCTTGGTTCGGGGGTCCCGGATGGTATCGTGGGGAACCTATAGGGCGTGTTGGGTGTGGACCCGGCGCCTCGGTGGGATTACCGGCGGTATCAGGACCGGGGATCCTCGCTTACCGCCCTCACCGCCGCTCTGCCGGTTCCGATTGCCTTGATTCCGGTTCTGGTTACCCCGCTGTTCCGGACCTCGTTGACCATGTTGACCACCCTGCTCGCCCTGTTCGTGCTCCTCCGGCTGACCGCCCTGCCGCTGGTTCTGCTCTCCGCCCTGCTGGCCCTGCTGATTGCCTTGCTGCTGACCACCCTGGCCCTGATTGCTCTGGTTTTGACCACTCTGACCCGAACTGCCTTGATTGCCACCTTGATTCGGACCACCCTGCCTTTGACCTTGTTCTCGATTTCCTTTTCCTTCTAGATTCCCTTGCTGTTCACCCTGCTCACCTCGTCCGCTGACGCCACCCCGTGTAGTTCCACCGGGATGTGTCTCTCGAATCCTCCCGTCCTTACCGATGACCACCGACGTGCCGTCCGGGAACGTGAACTCCACGGTCTCGTCGGTCTCCCTACTCTTCAGCCCCTCGACGACGCCACCCTCGGTCGCCAGCACCGCGCGCACGCGGCCCGATGTGTCCCGGTAGGTGATCAGCGTACCCCGGTAGTCCAGGTACCCCTTGAAGTCCGGAAGTGTGCGAACCCACTCGACCCGGCCCGAGGTGTCCAGCCGGACCACCTCGCCGCCGGTCAGCAGGACGACTGCCCCGCCGTCGGTCCGTTCCCGGTGAACCTCGCAGTCCAATCCGAGGATCCGTCCCGACTCATCGTACCGGACGGCCATGAACTCCCCTTCCCGCTTGAACACCGCCAAACCGGTGGCTTCCAGGGCGGGTCTCAGGTATTCGCGCTCCGCCAGTATCGCGACGTGTAGGGTCCCGAACCGATCCCTGTAGACGATAACCCCCTTGTCGGCGTGGATCGGGACCCCACCGAGGTCGTAAGTCCGGATCACCCACCCCTCGTTCTTCAGGACCGTCACCGCGGTGCCGTCGTCGAACACGAACGCCGTATTCTCGTCGAGGGTGGTTACGGTATACTTCGGGGACTTCACGTCGCCCGAAACCGAGTCCACCGAGATCACCCGAACGAGTCCCGAAGTGTCCCGGTACGATAGGAGCACCTTCCTCGGATCCGCCGGGGACCAGGAGTAGTCCAGGTACTTCTCGAAGTCCGGGATCTTCGAGGCCCAGATCACCCTGCCGTCGCGGTCGAAGCCCAGGAGGACGCCGTCCCTCAGCACCGAGATCACACCACCTTCCGCGCCCACACGGACAACCTCTCCTCGAGGTGGCGCGATCCTGTTCCCGACCACCGTCACGACGACACCGTCGGCGGTCCTGTAGACGACCAGATCCCCCGACTCCCCCAACTTGGACGCGTACGTGACGCCCGAGGGTCGCACGACGGCCACGTTCGTCGAACCTCCTCGCGTCCGGTACAGTAGTATGACCCCGTTGCCCGTGGCCCGGTGGCCGAGTAGCCGGCCGAACTCGCTCAGCCGGTAGGCGTCGGCCTTCAAGTTTTCATCCAAGTGGACGATGATGACAGTGCCATTATTGAGGACGATCACACGGTGAACGCCGAGTTAGTCCGACAACTCCGTTCGATACACCACCCGGAGCTCCCGGACCGCGTCCCGGTCCGGGTCGACCTCGAGGGCGACGACATCACCGTGCTCCCGATCGAACGCCAAGAGTGAAGTACCGTCCTGACACGGTGCTAAGACGAGGACCACCCGATCACCGTACAACGGGATTGTCCGGGTGTTGTCTCCAGTGATGGTGCCGGGCTCGGTCGGCGGTCGGACCCCGATCCTCTCGACGTCAGGTGATCCCTCACCGGCCGGGACGCGGACCGCGTACCCGGTGGTTTCGGACCTCCAGACGTCCACCTCGAAACCGTCGTCCACCTTCGGGTACACGTCGATGACGTACCCTCCGACGGTATACGAGTACCGGGTGTACGGGACGGTTAGTTCCCTCTCGACCGTCACGCCGTCGAGCTCCAGGACCAGCTTGACGTCGAGCGATCCGTACGGGTCCTCCGGTACGCTCACCCTGACGAGCTCGGCGTCAGATCTCAGCTTCGCGACCTGTTGACCGTTCACCACCAGCTCCCTGCTGTACTCGAACTTCTCCTCGTACACGCCACCGTCGTATGGTATCCTCAGGACCCCGTCGTCGACGCGGCTCGACACGTACAGGGTCGCTTCTCCGGTACCGTGATCGAACCCGACCTGGTACACCACGGGGTCCTCGGCGAAGCCCACGGGAATCCTCCACTCGTAGCGCTTGACCACGCGACCCGTGGGTGAAGTGAACTCGAAGGATACCTCGTGGGTCCTCGCCGGTATTACGAGAGAAACCCGGTGGGCTCCCTCCTTCAATCGCTGCGGTTGTGCGCTAAGAGCTCCGCCGTCGATCGATATGGGGAGGGGTTGGCCGTCACATGTGACCTTCAGGGTACCCTCAGTCGGCACGTAGATACCGACCTCGACCGCGCCCTCGAGCGAGCCGTTCTCCACCCTCAGGTCGGCCCCCAACACTCCGACCGAGAGATCTCCGACGAACTTCTCATACCGGGTGACCTGGTAGCGGATACCCTGGCCGTCCCTACCCGCGAGCGTTACTTCCACCGAGGCCCGCGACACGTCGTCATCAAGGAGAACGTCCACGGTGATCGAGTCGTTCTCGGGTATCGGGCTGTCGAGCGTTCGCTCTCCCACGATGTTCCCGGACTTGTCCCTTACTATCACATCCACCCTGTCCAGGGTGAACGATCCATCCGGAGGCGTGAAACGTACGGTTACTGCCAGTTCCTTCGTGCCGCCGGACTCGACTGTCTTGGTAACCTCAACATCGTCTACGGTCAGGACGCGTGGCGTCAGCGGTAGGATCACGGGGGCAGTCTCGTAGCCCACGGTGCCGCCCAGATGCTCGAAGTATCCCACCGAGACCCTGACGTCGAAGCCCGTCCTTAAGATCGCGGCGGGACCCCTGGCGGTGAAATCGACGCTGCAGGGGACCAGTAGTCCACCTGGGAACTCGGTGGATCCTTCACCGAGGACAACTTCCGCGCCGCTCCAGTCCCTGGTGACGGCTACCCAGTGCACCGTGTTAGGACTACCCGGAGGCGTCAGGTGATCGACGGTCACGGTGCCGCGGACGATTGCCTCGTCCCCGTTCTGTCGCCACTCGGTCTGTGATATCCGGCACTCGAAACTCAGTGGTAGGACGTCCACCTCCCTGACGCCATAACCGTGAACTGCGAGGTGTTGCCGAGGTTGTCGGTCAGTTCCGTGCTCCCCATCACGCGTAGGGTGATGATCGCGGGTAGGTGCTCGCGGATGTCGCCACTCGGGTGCGAGAGGGTGATCTCGCTCGAATCCCATGACAGCGCCGATTTCAACGAGTTCAACAGCTCATTCTCCAGATCCCCCTCCGAAGGCGTGACGTTCAATGCCGTGCCGTCCCGATCCAGGAACGCCAGATCGACACCTTCCAGCGACACGGAGGTACCTTTCTCGACCCCGATGTGTAGCTTCAGCTTCATGGTGCCGTCATCGGAGAACTCCACATCGCTCGCGCGGAACGACGCGACGTTCAGTAGGTGTTCGTCCGGTGACACCTCGTAGTACAGGTCCGGCCCCTGAACCAGCAGGTAATCGCCGGTGACCGTCCTGATCGTGAGGGCCAGCATCCAGACCATACTGAGCGAGGCTAGGCCGGAGAGGTCGACGTCGGGGTTCCCGTCCCCGTCTAGGTCGAGCCGCTCCGACCCCGGACGCTCGACCACCAACAGCGCGTTCGGCTCGTCCGCACCCCGAAGCAGGAACGGCACGGGACCCGAGGTCGTCGGGACCCAGATCACCGTCCGCTCGCCCTTGGCCGGCCACGAGTCCTCGTCCAGGTAGTACGGCACGCGGTCGGGACCACCGTAACACGGTATCAAGTAGTACGTGCTCGTCCCGTCGGTCACCCTGAGGGATAGTCCGGCGGGCGTCAGCGGTGTACCGCGCCGGTTGGTGGCGTTCAACAGGTCGTCGGGACTCGACACGGGCCCGTTCGCCTCGGCGTAGTCCACGGAGGTCACGTCGAACCCCTGGGCCGTAAGCCTGCCGACGATATCGTGGGCGAACGGGCTGTCGAAGTAGGAGGTGCAGTTGTTCGCGGTGAGCTCGAACCCGAGGGCCACGCTGGTCGGCTTGCCCACCCACAGGTAGTCTTTCCAGTTCGAGGGCAGCTGCGATCCCATCGTGTTCGGGTCGTAGAACCAGACAGTGGTGAGTCCGGACCCGTGGTCCCGAAGCGCGTACTCCTCCCCCGACACCGGGACCGTGAGGACGACGACCAAAGACGCCAACGACACCAACGTCGGGATCGCCCGACGGGCCGCCGGTACCACCGCCGGAACCCCGATTCCCCCGTTCGCTCTCCGGTATATCAACGTATCGCATGAGTTCACGGTAACTCCAGCTTCCCGCCCCGCCTCCCGATCCACGCCTCGACCCGGACGTCCAGACCCGCTCCCGCGAGCCGTTTCCTCAGCGCCCGGACGCCGTCGGGCGACCCGTGCCGCAGCACGAGGTACTCCGGCTCCAGCTCCTCAACCAACCGCACGAGCTCGGCCGCGCTCGCGTGCCCGGTCCCCGATACGATGTAAGGGTAAGGGACCGCGTCCAGGAGCCTTCTCAGCCTCCCCTCCCGGTCCCGGTAGAGGAACCAGCGCTCCGTGATCAGGACGTGGGGCCTCTTCGACAACCCTTCCACGGTCCCGACGCTCGAGGTGACGAGCGGGTACTCGGGGCGGCTCACGACCTCCAGGTCCGCCCCCTCGTGCGCGCCCGCCTTGACGGCCTCGTCGACCGGATCGCCCTCGAGCACGTGCAGGATCTCGACCTCGGAGGCGACGTCGATCAGCGGGTTCACGTGGGTGAGCAGCAGCACCGTCCGGTCCTCCCGGTGGAGTTCCAGGAGCCGCTGGATCCGGTACTCCGCCGCCTCCGGGTCGTCCGGGTGGACGCTCGCGGCCCGGGTGCACTCGGTCACGATCGCGTCCACCTCGTCGTCCACCAGCTCCCAGAGCGGGGGGTGCTCGCCGAGCGCGCACCAGTCCCCCGTGATCAGCACGCGCGCGTCGCCCGACAGGAGGACCGCGTGGGCCTTCGGGCACATGTGGTTGACCGGGTAGGTCCGCACGTCCAGCAGGCCGGCCTCGAAGGAGGACCGGAGCGGCTCGGCCTCGTCCTCCATCCCGAGGAGCGCCGCGGTCACCTCGTCGGCTCGGAGCTCACCGAACTCCGTCCTCGGGACGCCGCCGTAGTGGTCGCGGTGAGGGTGCGTGACGATCACCGCGTCCGCGCGCTTGACGTACGGTCCCTTCCGATCCGTCACGTCCACGAAGACGCGGGTGTCCCCGTAGTCGACGACCACACCGCACCACGGGTCGAGGGGTCTGAGGAGCAACGGACGCCCCGGAAGCGTCCAGTTCTCCGGAGGATGAATCGTTTCGCCCGGAAATCGTCACGGTAGTCGAGAGAGAAAGGGGATACCGAGAGGGCGCGTCGGGACGTTCCTGTGTGTACCACGGAGATGCCCTCGAGCGGTCAGAACTTGGCGAGCGGGTGCTCGACCTCGTCTTTCTTCTCGATCAGTTCGTCGATGGTCGGCTCACCCTTCATGGCGCACTCGATAGCTTTCTTCATGGCCTCCTTGTTGTTCTCGTAGAGCCGACGATCGTCCTCGGCCTCCGGGTGCACGAAGGTGTTCGCTATTATGACCACGTCGTCGACGATGTCGCGGGGGATTATCCCCTCCTCCACGGACTCGACGACCGCCTCCGCGATCCCCCGCTGCACAGGACCGAAGATCTTCTCCCCCTGGGCCATGTTCTCGATGGTGACCGTGGGTGTGATCAGTGTGGGCGGTCGGACGGCGACTCCGGGCGTCAGGACGGCGAGGAGCGGCGTGTGTCCCTTGGAGGGACTCGCGAGGGCCTCGGCGAACGCTCGACCGACCGGACCTTCCACGGACCCCATGACCAGGTCGATGTGTGCTATCTCGGGTTCATCCGGCTCGCCTACGAAGGCCTCCCCGACGCGTAACGCGAACGGCATAGGGATCGCCCTCGTACTTCAGCTCGTCCATAGTATAAGTGCACCTTAACTTCAGCGAGAATCAAAAGGGCTAAAGAAATACCGATCGCCGCGCCGAGCGAGTTGAGTTACCGGCTCGGTCCACGTCCCCCACCCTACCGACCGATCTAGGCCGTTCATCCGATCGGGACGACCTCCGGGGGCAGCCACAGGCGCCGGGCCAGCCTCGACGCGCGCAGGGTCGTCAGGACCCGTCCGACGGAGACGAGCGCCAGCGAGAGGACGCCGACCGCCTCGCCGTACAGGACGTCCCAGCCGAGCCCCACGAACAGCGCCACCACCAGCCCGGCCAACCCCCGCCAGTGTCAGGGGCCTCGTGACGTCGGATCCCGTCGTGTGTACGGCGACGGGGAACCGGAGGGGCTCCCGACGGTACGCCCGGACGAGCAGGAGCGAGGGCGGGACGAGGGCCGCGGCCCCGGCGACCACGAACGGGCCGGCCAGGAAGTGCCCGAAGAGGACCGGCAAGGGCGCGAACAGGCACCAGAAACCGGTGAGGACGGCGAAACCCTGCAGCTGCAGGAGGACCAGCCCGCGCAGCCAGGGGACCGATCCCCACCGGTAGGCGCGGCGCGCGATCAGCCAGTACACGACCGACATGACGGCCAGCGGGACCAGGGCGACCGCGACGACGAACGCGACCAGGGTCCAGAAGGTCACCTTCACACCGAGCTTCATGAGCGCCTTGATCATCTTGAGCAACAGCTTCTTCGAGGCCTTGGCCAGCGCCGTCCCACCAGTCTTCCCGCCCGCGTCGCCCTTCGCGCCGGCCTTGACCTTGGCCCCGGCCGCGCCCTTCTTCCCCTTCCCACCACCAAATAGTATGGAGAGTGAACCCAGCACGACCGACAGGCCCACCTTCCGCGGGCTGACGTCCTCCGGGTCCCGACCGCTCTCCTTCAGCAGCCTCAGCCAGTACTCCAGGAGCTCCCGGACCACCCGACGGGCCCGTTCGGGCGGACCCACCCGCACCTCCAACCACGGCCAGCGCAGCCAGACCCCGTCCTCACGACGCTCGAAGAGGGGAGGCTTCCGCTCCTTCCTCAGGACCCTCCGCAGGTGTCTGAGCAGCCGGTCCACGTCCCCGTCCCGGGCGGCCAGGATCGCCTTGACACCGCGGTACAGCTTCCGGCTGCGGAACGGGAGCACGACGTGCTCCAGGTCCCGGGTGATCAGGACCAGCCGCACCTCCTCGTCCGGGTCCATCCGCGGGCGGGACGAGCGGTGCTCCTTCACGCTCACGACGTCCTCCGGACGTACCCGGACCGTCCCGTCCGGCCCGCGCACGACGATGCACTCCGAGGAGAGCCTCACCCACGTGGAGGAACCCGGGAGCGCGCGGACTGGCCGGACCGTCGCGACCACCCCAGCGGGTCGGGGGATCGGCCTCGACCCGCGACGCCGGACGACACGACGGGCGCGACGAGGGCGGTAGAACGTCGATCCCGGAAGCGCGTTCCCAAGACCGGGGAGTCCGAGATCGAGACCCGCCTCCTGTCGGAAGCCGTCGAAGTTATCTTTCCAGAAGGCTTTTAACGGATCACCGGGCTAGCCACCCGCCCCGGACGGCGCTCTCCCCGGCCTCACGGTCCGCGGACGGACCGGATGGGGACCGAGCGCGGCGACGACGCCCGGAGTCTAGTTACTTAAAAGTTAACATCCGGACCGTTTGGAAACGGTGACGAACCGGTGATGCACTCGACATCCCCTCGTCCGACGGTCCGGACCCCCCGGGAGACGTGGGGGGAGTGGGCCGTGTTCCCACCCTGTCGGATAATGCACGTCGTCCTCTGGTCGGCGTTGTGGTCGCTGCTATGGGTGGTGATCCTCCTGGCGGTGTACCGGAGGTCGGGACGCCCATCCAATCGGTGGATCTCGACCATCGCCGGCCGTAGGTGGTTCCAGGATCTCCGCTCGAGGGTGAAGGAGGTCCTGGAGGCCGTCGAAACCGCGGAGGAGCTCGTGGATACCACCTTTGAGGGAAAGGGCGCCCCGCCCGAGCTGGACCGGAGGCTGGCGGACGTCCTGAGGGTCCCGGACCGGGAGGTCGACTGGCGGACCGGGCTCGGGATCGAGTACCTGGGGAAGTCCGCGGGCGATCGGTTCGCGCTGGAGCTCGCGCTGGAACTGACGGGCTCGGAGGAGGCGGTCCGGGAGCTCGTCGAGGACGGGTACGACGTCCTGCCGTTCGACGTGCGCCTCGAGGGACCGACGGGGACCGTATCGGCCAGGGGCGTGGTCGTCCCGCTCGGCCGGTCCGACGGGACGCCGGTGGTCGCCGTCGTGGGGGTGGGTCGCCGCGGTACCGGGCGGATCGAGCCCGTCGACTCGGAGCTGTTCGTCTTCGGCGGTCTGGTGAGCTCACGGCGGACGTTCTCGAGCGTTCTGAGGACCTTCGGCGAGCTCCTCCCGAGGGGCCACGCGGACCGACGCGGCGCCCGTCACTGTCCACGCCCGCCCGGTGGGGGGGGGGGCGCACGGGAACCCGGATAATGACAGTGTCGTCGCGCCGATGATCCGGATCCACCGTACTATCGGGGACCGCGGACCACCTCGGACCGTCCTCTCGACGCTCCTCGGGGGTTCCTCACTCGACAACCGCCCGTCGGCCAGCTCGACGACCTCCGAGCCTCGAGACGTGCCGCGTGCCCTTCGACGTGAACCAGGACCCCGGACACGGCCCGGTGGTCGACACCATCAGGATCAGTAAGGGCACCGGCATCGAGGTCCCCCCACGGGAGGACAATTCCCGGCGACCACGTGAACGCCGAGGAACCCGGCGAATTCGCACCCGGATACCGGATATCTGCCCGAGGTCACGGCCGTTCGAGTCTCCCCGGTTGGGAGTCAGCCCCCGGACGGTACCGCGGTGATGGTGTTGACGTCACCCCGATGAACGACCCCAGCCCGGCCGTGGTGTCTAAGTCACTACCCTCTGACTCCGTCGGTGCGTCCGTACCCCGTGCTTCCCGTCGAGGGCGAGCCGTGTCCGACGCGAGTAGCTCCGGCTCTCCGTCGCCGTTCCCGAGGGTCACCGTAATGGTCTCGAGACACCGGCCGCCCCGTCACGGACTCGATAGTTTCATCGTCTCAGGGACCGTTCGAGCTTCGACGACGCTAGTACGGTGCGACGTGTGGTACTTCCGGATTAAGTTGGCCCGTAATTTCGGAACTCGCGACGTTTTTCCCGCACGGTCGGAGCGTCGTGACGGCGACAGACGTCGAATGCGGGGACAGGTCGCCGATGGGCTACGGAGGGAGAACCATCCAGGTAAACTTATTCTAACCCTCCGAAGGCGTGGTAACGGGAGGGATGGATGGCGGACCTCCCGGCGGAAGGTCCGGAGGTACCCCGACGCGAGCAGGACCGAGGAGGGCAGCGGCGGGCCGACCGGCACCGCGTCGGTCAGAAGGTAGTTGAGGAGGCTCCTTAGGTGCACCGCCGGCCTGCCGGAGGTCTCCACGGGTAGTTCGGATCGATTATCCCTTCAAAGCGAAGTAGGGCGCGAGGAACCGGCACGAGGGGTACTACGAGCCACGCGCCGGACCGTCCCCGCGGGTGCGTCCCTCGACGGTCTCCGTCAGGAGCTCTATCAGGGGCAGGGTCAGCCCCTCGAGATGTGCCCGGCACAGCTCCACGAGCCTCCGGTGGACCTCCCTGCGGTCCGAGACCGGGTCCCCGTGCTGCAGCTTGTTCCTGATGCGACGGATCGGCGGCTTCTCCAGCGCGAGCTCGGTCGGGTCGTCGGTCCCGGAGAGCTCCGCGAGCTCGCGGAGCCTCGGGTCGTCCCGGAACGCGTCCCCGAGGCGCTCCTCGAGGTCCCGCTTGAGGGGTAGTCCCCCGCCCACCAGGGACCTCAGGAGCTCCCCGCTCCGGCTCCAGCTCTCCCACACGGTCTCGGTCGACTCCCCCACGTCCTCGCCGAGCTCCCCGAGGATGCGACGTATGGCGCCCCGAGCGGCCGGGAGCCCCCCGAACGGGTCGAAGAGCTTGAAGTACAGCTCGTCCAGGGTCGCGGCGGCCAGCTCCTTCAGCCGCCTTAACTCCCCGTCCGAGCGCTTCAGGCGCGCCCGCTTGTAAGCGCCCTCGTTCAGGAACGGCTCGACGAGCTTCGCGAAGGCCCGCAGCAGCAGGTGCGTCTCGTTCATCAGGCTCGCGGCCTCCGCCACTCTACCCCGGTCCAGCATGTATCGGCAGTAATCCCGCAGGAAGTCCCGCACCTCGGACAGCCGAGCCGCCAGCTCGCGGCGCTCCTCCGGCGTCAGCGGTCCCTCCGAGACCGTCCGGCGGGCGGGCTCACGAGGTTCCACGTCCCCCAAGAACACCCGCCGGAGCGTCCCCCAGACGAGTTCCACCAGGGAATCCCGGTCGGGGACGTCCTCCTCGCGCACGAACTCGTGGACCGGACCGGGGGACGACGCCCGCTCCACCCGGGCGAACTCCCGGAGCGTCTCGACCCACTCCACGGGCTCCGAGCGTATCGTCCGGAGCGCCTCCTCGGCCTCGTCGACCCACCTGGGGGACGGGTCCGCCAGGTACGTCGCCACCGTGTCGCGGATCCTCCAGGCCAGCACGTGGTCGGTCACGTCCGCCACGAGCCACCGGTCCCCCTCCACGACGCCCTCGACCTCCTTCCCCGAGATGCAGTACGAGAACGCCACACGCTCCCAGAGGCTCCCCTCGTCGTCCCCGAGCACCGCCCGGCGGAAGGTCAGCGCCCGGAGGGCGGGTACCAG contains these protein-coding regions:
- the fae gene encoding formaldehyde-activating enzyme; its protein translation is MPFALRVGEAFVGEPDEPEIAHIDLVMGSVEGPVGRAFAEALASPSKGHTPLLAVLTPGVAVRPPTLITPTVTIENMAQGEKIFGPVQRGIAEAVVESVEEGIIPRDIVDDVVIIANTFVHPEAEDDRRLYENNKEAMKKAIECAMKGEPTIDELIEKKDEVEHPLAKF
- a CDS encoding ribonuclease J → MLLRPLDPWCGVVVDYGDTRVFVDVTDRKGPYVKRADAVIVTHPHRDHYGGVPRTEFGELRADEVTAALLGMEDEAEPLRSSFEAGLLDVRTYPVNHMCPKAHAVLLSGDARVLITGDWCALGEHPPLWELVDDEVDAIVTECTRAASVHPDDPEAAEYRIQRLLELHREDRTVLLLTHVNPLIDVASEVEILHVLEGDPVDEAVKAGAHEGADLEVVSRPEYPLVTSSVGTVEGLSKRPHVLITERWFLYRDREGRLRRLLDAVPYPYIVSGTGHASAAELVRLVEELEPEYLVLRHGSPDGVRALRKRLAGAGLDVRVEAWIGRRGGKLELP